GTCCGGTTCTCTAGGACTCGCAAGAGCTTGGGCTGAAGCTCCAAGGGAAGCTCGCCGACCTCGTCGAGAAAGAGGGTTCCGCCCCGGGCTTGGCCGAAGGCTCCGTCGTGCTGGCGGAGCGCCCCGGTGAAGGCTCCTTTCTCGTGGCCAAAGAGCTCGCTCTCGATCAGCTCGGCCGAGATGGCGCCGCAATTGATCGCGACCAAGGGTCCCCGTCGCCGCGCCGAGAGTTGATGGACGGCCCTGGCGACCAGCTCCTTGCCAGTGCCCGATTCGCCGAGGATCAAGACGCTGGCCTCGGTCGGCCCGACCTTCTCGAGCAAGCCATAGAGCTCGCGCATCTGGAGCGAGCCTCCGACCATCCCCTGAAAGCGATCGACGTTCTTCGGTCCGGCGCTCTCCACTCGCTCCTCGCTGGAGATCCGCAGCTCGCACTGCCCTATTTTCAAAATTTGGCCCTCCTCCAGCTCGGCCTCCCGGACTTTCACGCCGTTGAGGAAAGTACCGTTGGTCGAGCCCAAATCGTGGACCCACAGCCGGCCCTCGCGCAGGGTCAACTTGGCATGGCGAGACGACAGGTAGGGGTCCTGGAGGACGACGTCGTTTTTTTCTCCGGCGCCGAGGCTAAGGCTTTCCGAGCTCATGCGCAGGCTTCGGGAGGCTTTTCCGGGTTCCTCGATTTGCAGGCTTAGCTCTTTCACCCAAAGGCCGCGCGGGCCTTTGGCGATGGCATGGGTCGAGCCGAGGGAAGGTCCGCCGGCCCCGAGGGTGTCCTCGGCCGGAGCGGTGGCGGCCTCCTTGGCGTCGAAGGTCACGGTCCAAGGTCCTAGCTCGATGCGGTCCCCGTCTTTCAGGGTCTGAGACTCGGTTTCCTTGCCGTTGACGGTCAAAGCCGCCTGCCCGAGCTTCTTGAGGTGGAAAGCTTTCTCGATCTTGTAGAGCGCCGCGTGCTCGCGGGAAATTTCCGGCTCGGCCAGGACGATGTCGCATTGGGGCGAGCGCCCGATCTTGGTGCTGCTATTGTGAAGGACGACTCGAAACACCGGCTCAACGCCGCGGGAGAAAAGAAGATGAGCCATGGCTTACCTCGCTGGTGGCTCCTTACCCAGGAAGGCCTTTAATGCAGCCCAAACGACAGGGTCAAGGAGGATTATCCCCTTGCCGGGGGCGGAGAGCGGGGCTAAAGCCCCTTGCTACGGATCAACACCAATGGAGCAAGGGGTTTTAGCCCCGTTCAGCCTATGAATATGAAACCGTGGCGGCGCCCCGGAAAAATCGGCGACATTCTCCAGCAGGCTTTGGAAAGCTGGGA
The DNA window shown above is from bacterium and carries:
- a CDS encoding sigma 54-interacting transcriptional regulator, which translates into the protein MAHLLFSRGVEPVFRVVLHNSSTKIGRSPQCDIVLAEPEISREHAALYKIEKAFHLKKLGQAALTVNGKETESQTLKDGDRIELGPWTVTFDAKEAATAPAEDTLGAGGPSLGSTHAIAKGPRGLWVKELSLQIEEPGKASRSLRMSSESLSLGAGEKNDVVLQDPYLSSRHAKLTLREGRLWVHDLGSTNGTFLNGVKVREAELEEGQILKIGQCELRISSEERVESAGPKNVDRFQGMVGGSLQMRELYGLLEKVGPTEASVLILGESGTGKELVARAVHQLSARRRGPLVAINCGAISAELIESELFGHEKGAFTGALRQHDGAFGQARGGTLFLDEVGELPLELQPKLLRVLENRTYRRVGGIEELSADVRVVAATHRDLAKAVQEKRFREDLFFRLFVMPVYLPPLRDRKEDIALLCESFLKEFASGSGVKELSPAGLARVREHLFPGNVRELRNLLLRAMILASGPQIEPQDLVFPNETGSVAPSAGVPLESLEEMEKRLVLKALMASSWNKARAAETLGVAKSTLFAKIKLYGLKDPREES